The DNA sequence CTTCTCATACCCCTCTATGTACTATGTTCAACATTAAAGACACATTAAAGAGAAAGATAAATTatgctgtattagtaaattactctTCTATAATACGAAAACACTGCTATTACCACAAGAGGAGGCTTGGTATACCAGAAATCCAAAAACATTAAAGACGGGCGGCGCCACCATCATGAGGTTCTCGAACATGGCACGATGGATGTTTGCAGTAGCTGCTCGAGCCTTGTTCACGTTATATAGGTAAGGACAATGTATAGTCCGCAAATCAACTTGGCAAGTTTGGAGAGCTGTTACTGCACAACAACGGCCCAAATATGAGAAAACACTACACTTTGAAGTCATATACTACCATTGGGTTTTTGTTGAAAATTGGAGAAAAAACGGTGGGGGAGGAGCTTGGCCTTCATTATATTGTAAAATTAAAATGACATCCTGAGGTTGTCAACGATCTCATTATGTAGCCTTCCGTAGTGTAGAGCTGCAGAGTAACTTTGACCACCCAATGCTCCTTgccgtacacctaaatctaagcacagaagcgttcttgcattttgccctcatcgaaGTGCGGCTGCCGAAGCCTCGATCAAACTTGCAGCcgtgtgctgagcagcgcagcgACATAGCCACTGGGCTAACATGGTGCATAGTCACCTCCTTCTAGTAAATAAATTTCTTACCGCAAAATTAACGAAAAATTAGTTTTTAAGGAATACATCAGTCTAAATCAACTTAGTGTattctctttagtgcccctttaaggcGCGCTTTCGCGTTCGAGCCGAACATTCCAGTGCGTTCGAATTAAGCGAAAAATCGAATTAACCGAGTTTTGAGAACGGGAGCCGATTGTGTGTGCGCGTACGTATATATCTGCCGGCAAGTCctatgcaaacacacacacaccctggCAAAGGAGGGTGGCATTGCGCTGGTTCCGGAAGACAGGCTTGCAGGCGTCCAGGAAGTAGGGGCGCTTCTCGGCGACGGCGTCCTTCAGCAGCTGCGTCACCGTGGTCACCAACAGGAGGCCCACCAGGTAACGCCGCAGCAGGCGCCCGCTCCAGAAGAAGCGGTCGCGCAGCGGGGCGCCGGTACGGCGGAACTCCAACACGAGCAGCAAGACCAGCGGCACGGTGACCACGAAGAtgacgaggtcgcgggtgcgaacGCTCTCGGACTGGAACGGAGACTGCAGGCTCGGATCGTCGCAGCGGAACGCGGGACGCCACATGCCGGGACTGGAGCCCACCTGCGCCGCCATTTCGAGGGCAAAGGAAAGGCAGTTATTAAACACGCTACACACTCAGCCATGCAAAACACAGTGTTGTACAAGGGTCTTAAGGTGCACTAACGAGAATCCGGTCTTTAGGGAGGAAAGGCTGATTACGACGAGATGGAGGCCAGGCTTAGTTTTAACAAATTTTGctgccttgtttctttttcttaatgctTGGACATGGAGGCCGCGGCGCCGATCTTAGTTCAACGTCAGCGATTTCGCATTTTCCCATTATTCGGGTGCTTTGAAACATTACGAAGCTGCAGTGTTGAACCTTCGCGCATTTTAGAAAGCAATGTGCCGTTTAGtgcaaaattaatgaaaatataTTTCTGAATGAACATTTTCTCGTTAAACCGATTATCTCATTGGAGTTCATTTAGGATTGTTTTTTATACAGCTACTTCTCTACCTCCCACATCAACCCCTATGGTAAATAAACTTTACTACTACGACTATTATTATATTGACGTTGCGCTGTTTCATTCTGTTCGCTCAATGCGAGTTGTGCGTACTCAAAACCACGCACTACATCGCTCAGCGCGAACAGGAGCCTTTTGTCAGGCCTAGCAAGCTTTTGCCCTTTCTCCTGTATCCGTACtagaaacaaataaacttagaacTCATCCAGTTTCCTTTGAAGAAAGGTGGCCGCGGCGAACAGTTCGCCTGGCTCGTTCGTGTTCCCTCACCTGGAAAGCCCCGGATATGGAGAGGATGACGTAGACGGCGAGAGCGGCCAGCAGAACCTCGGTGGCGAGCTCGACCAGGGTCCTGGCCGGCACCAGGGCGTTGAGGAAGACCACCAGGAGCGAGGCGACCGACCGGTGCGACTTCTTGGTGAGGCTGTCCTGCAGCGAGGAGCCATCGGTGAGCGCCTCGGCGCCGCTGCAGTTCCTGAGCAGCTCCTGGTCGGTCTTGTCGGCGGGGGCTTCGGGGTCCGCGGGGTTGGCCGTCACCGACATCTCCATGGAAACCGCTCACCTGCGCGAGTCAAACCCGTGCGACACCGCGGTGAGTGAAGGACTAGGAACGACACAAAAGGCAAGATTCGACGAGAGAGAGTTTTAGCTCGTCTATAAACGTATTACCATTTGCCTAATACCGGGCTACAGCAACAACGCTGAGCTTAACGAACCCCTTTTAACAAGAGGGCACACAAAGCCGTTATGTACAGCGACCTGCCGTGTTCCACGTAACTGCGTTAAGGGTTAACCACTTACAGCGTTGGCAGCGACGTATTCGGCAACGTACACTCCGTTTATGATTTTACTTCGACGAAAGcactgctgcaaaaaaaaaaaaatacacacgcaaaaaaaaatatatttcaaacGCATTGTAGTTGGGCAAAGCGTCACGAGATTTTGCTACTAGCTTCGCTAATTCCATCCACGGCTTCTGTAATCCGTAAGCTTTCCGCCGTCTACTGATTGCCCAGTTACTGGAGCGTGAAGCCCCTCTATCTCCGGAGCAAAGCTAGTAACGACATCTCGTGAGGCTTTGTCTAACTACAATgcgttccaatttttttttttgtttaccgtGTGTTGCGTGAGTGCGTTTGTCGATAGAAAATTATGAAAAAGTCTTAACAAATGCGTCGCCGCCAACGGTTTACTCTagcagttaaagggacactagaggcAAATAATAAGTccacgtggactgtttaaatatcaGTCCAGAAACCTCTCAAcccttgtttcgtgccaagaaaggacttagtttacgagaaaatagCATCTGAAGGGTGCgaatacctttttcaaaattcaaatctcccgccacccaaccaggGGAGTGGTTATGGCGGCtagagtggtgacattgcatacacCGCCACCACCGTCTGCTGCCtcaaacggcgcccgacagacggcggcaccgagccaagacagatcGGCGGATACgccgctgcggctgctttttTTGAtgaagtggcgtagaccgttcgggcatcccgcgaccatagcatggaagttgaattctctgctacttggaATTTGAGCGAGTTTCGCGAGTAAGCAAACACAAGCACAGCACTACGTcataacgaaactgctgaaacgcgaaagcgggGGCGcagcagagtcgagcgaaaacgaaacctttcgaccgcccacgtcgttgtcaagggtaatttcaattagttctttctTCTAACAACGAAACAGAATTGGATAAACAGCATGTACAGTATAATACAAGGCAATAACGTTTTTGCAACGAGCAAAAACGTTAATGCGACAGCGAAGTGACAGACTTTAACTGAGGATTCCTTTCGTCATCAGGCAAGTGCTTCAATGTCCCTGGGGAGtgtaatcatgtcctgcatttacctgaaCAGGGCCTGTGAAGGCCCTGTTCGCGggaatattgacgccttagattctcaagcactaatctaccactttagcttgacttaacatttgccttcagtgtccctttaagtagaaCATGGCGAGTCAATGCAATAAAGCGACCAGATTATACAGATTTTTCGGAAATTACCTGTCTTTGAGAAAGGTAACGATATTCGTGATTACATTTACAAGGCTTTAAAATAAAGGCCAGTCATGAGCcgcgatgtctttttttttacttaaataTTGTCATCCAACCGCGGGCGCTTAATTCCACACCAAAGGAAAATATTCATTTTTATCGGACGCTTCATTATTATCATTACAAATAGTGAAGCACGCCACGGTAAACAGTGCACGGCTGGTCAAATTCTGCACGATTTACGAGCTTAGACCTCGCTTACTTTCCTCGCAACTAACATACCACACCAACCCAACTTCTCTCGCCGTCACAACGAAGGAATTCCCTTCATGCGACGAGGCCTGCGTGTTCCTCGTATCGGGCTCCACGTTTACGCGCCGCTTTCACTGTGGCCGATTGAGAGATAACGCAAACAGCGCGACTTTCTCAAGTTCGACGCCTGTACCGCTCCCTCCCAGCTTTTCTCCTCGCttcgatatttcttttttttttctgcgtacaCCGCGAAGGGAACGTTTCACACACCGCGAGACGACCATGAATGGAAACCGCCTTCCCAGCGCCAGCCGCGGCAAACGGTGAAGAGGCAAAAGAAGCCAGCGGCCCCGACCAAGGTCAGCGTAGCTTTTTAGCCGAACCGCCGCCCCTGCAACACAAGCCAAGGCTGGGGAGGACGACGCTCAGAAACTCCGTGCAGTAGGACCGAGGCCCACGAAGGAACGATAACCTAAAGTAGGAATCGCCCACTGACCCCCGCTAATCTGCCTGTACTGGGGACCGCTGGGACGGAAGGATCGGGATTAGTGAAGGACGATGGGCGAGCTCTTCCCCTTCCCCAAAGAAGGCTTAGTAAATGACGACCAGTCTAAAGAGATTCACTCTAGGGTGAAAATCTATCTCCCCGTTGCAAGGGGATCGCACCACGTGATGACATCACATAAGAAAACGAATGGGTGAACACACATTTACAGGTAAAAATATGCAACGGCAAGATGAAAAACagtttggagagagagagagagagagagagagaaagagagagagagagagagagcataatCCAGTACGTCCGAAGTCACGCGTAAATGCGCAAGCAATCGCATACATTAACGCAGAATTACCGCCGTACTGTGTACGCGTATTCCGCCTCACCACTGTCACGCTGTTTTTATCATCAAGTATGAAAT is a window from the Dermacentor albipictus isolate Rhodes 1998 colony chromosome 6, USDA_Dalb.pri_finalv2, whole genome shotgun sequence genome containing:
- the LOC135896315 gene encoding phospholipid phosphatase homolog 1.2 homolog, giving the protein MEMSVTANPADPEAPADKTDQELLRNCSGAEALTDGSSLQDSLTKKSHRSVASLLVVFLNALVPARTLVELATEVLLAALAVYVILSISGAFQVGSSPGMWRPAFRCDDPSLQSPFQSESVRTRDLVIFVVTVPLVLLLVLEFRRTGAPLRDRFFWSGRLLRRYLVGLLLVTTVTQLLKDAVAEKRPYFLDACKPVFRNQRNATLLCQASLVAVLPTVTTASPLITDYVCSGPPKDVVRAFDSFPSGHTSVSCYVGFYLVGYLVWRGDSVAPSAARVLLVALLIASAVAVSLSRIVERMHFWWDVGVGGALGLVGAVVFILWPFS